From a region of the Candidatus Brocadia sp. genome:
- the gatC gene encoding Asp-tRNA(Asn)/Glu-tRNA(Gln) amidotransferase subunit GatC yields the protein MQIDKKDIEYIANLSRIDLSEIEKETFVYQLRDILSYIEKLNRLNTETVRPLSSAVTATNVFRDDTLESSLPFEDTQMNAPAVHGVFFKVPKVIE from the coding sequence ATGCAGATCGACAAGAAAGACATTGAATATATAGCCAATCTTTCCAGAATCGACCTTTCTGAGATTGAAAAAGAGACCTTTGTTTATCAGCTCCGCGATATTTTATCTTACATTGAAAAGCTTAACAGGTTGAATACTGAAACTGTTAGACCATTGTCATCTGCTGTTACTGCAACCAATGTCTTTCGGGACGATACGTTGGAATCATCCCTCCCTTTTGAAGATACCCAGATGAATGCTCCTGCCGTGCATGGTGTGTTTTTTAAAGTACCAAAGGTAATTGAATAA
- the rpmB gene encoding 50S ribosomal protein L28, translating to MSQVCVMCGKKTRVGNQIERRGLAKWKGGVGKKITGKTKRKFKINLQRVRANVEGTVKRIKVCTRCISAGKVTKAL from the coding sequence ATGTCTCAAGTATGCGTAATGTGCGGGAAAAAAACCCGTGTGGGAAATCAGATAGAACGCAGAGGTTTAGCCAAATGGAAGGGTGGTGTGGGAAAAAAGATTACCGGTAAAACGAAAAGGAAGTTTAAGATAAACCTGCAAAGGGTGAGGGCGAATGTAGAAGGTACGGTAAAAAGAATCAAGGTTTGTACCCGATGTATTAGTGCAGGCAAGGTAACAAAGGCTTTATAA
- a CDS encoding transcriptional repressor: protein MLSKEDIFREFLESKNLKFTTERQAILERAFANHKHFEADELLVDLRQNKLKISKATIYRTLSLLVKSGLLREVIFGERHAHYEQVYGHEHHDHLVCNGCGKIIEFVENRIEKLQDEVCRRNKFEPESHRLQIQGFCEDCKKMT, encoded by the coding sequence ATGCTTTCAAAAGAAGATATATTCCGAGAATTTCTCGAGTCAAAAAATTTAAAATTTACCACGGAAAGACAGGCAATACTTGAACGGGCATTTGCAAACCATAAGCATTTTGAAGCAGACGAGTTACTCGTTGACCTTAGGCAAAATAAGCTGAAAATTTCAAAGGCTACGATTTACCGTACCCTTTCTTTGCTTGTAAAAAGTGGCTTATTGAGAGAAGTGATTTTTGGTGAACGGCATGCGCACTATGAGCAAGTATACGGACATGAGCACCACGATCATCTTGTCTGTAATGGCTGTGGAAAAATAATTGAGTTCGTAGAGAATAGGATTGAAAAATTGCAGGATGAAGTTTGCAGAAGAAACAAATTCGAACCGGAATCTCACCGATTACAGATTCAGGGTTTCTGTGAAGATTGCAAAAAAATGACGTGA